A genomic segment from Torulaspora delbrueckii CBS 1146 chromosome 3, complete genome encodes:
- the MOB1 gene encoding Mob1p (similar to Saccharomyces cerevisiae MOB1 (YIL106W); ancestral locus Anc_2.265) has translation MSFLQNFHLSPGQTIRSTRGFRWNTNANKDDDSIKGSPKRSRDDRAGLFPAQPNPHGLDTQLWTTPTRDAQPFSENELPLPLQQQQTLRENGVVTDFNYTPSHQKPFLQPTAGTTVSSHQDLKQIVEMTLGSEGVLNQAVKLPRGEDENEWMAVHCVDFYNQINMLYGTITEFCSPQSCPRMIATNEYEYLWSFQKGQAPVAVSAPKYVECLMRWCQDQFDDESVFPAKMSGQFPPKFIERYVVQMLRRLFRVYAHIYCHHFNEVLELNLQTVLNTSFRHFCLFSQEFELLRPADFGPLVELVMELRDR, from the exons ATGTCGTTTCTCCAAAACTT TCATTTGAGTCCAGGTCAAACTATTCGTTCCACGAGGGGTTTCAGATGGAATACCAATGCCAataaggatgatgatagTATAAAAGGATCTCCAAAACGTAGTAGAGATGATCGCGCCGGGTTGTTTCCTGCACAACCAAATCCTCATGGTTTAGATACGCAATTGTGGACTACACCAACAAGAGATGCACAGCCCTTCTCAGAGAATGAACTACCACTGCCGttacaacaacagcaaACGCTGCGTGAAAATGGCGTCGTGACCGACTTTAACTATACGCCTTCCCATCAGAAGCCGTTCCTGCAGCCCACTGCAGGCACCACTGTTAGCTCACATCaagatttgaagcagatcGTTGAGATGACATTGGGATCCGAAGGTGTGCTTAATCAAGCAGTCAAACTGCCAAGAGGTGAAGACGAGAATGAATGGATGGCAGTTCATTGCGTCGATTTTTACAACCAGATAAATATGCTTTATGGAACTATCACAGAGTTTTGCTCACCACAGAGCTGCCCAAGAATGATTGCCACTAACGAATATGAGTATCTTTGGAGTTTCCAAAAGGGTCAAGCACCAGTGGCTGTATCTGCGCCAAAATATGTCGAATGTCTGATGAGATGGTGTCAGGATCAGTTCGATGACGAGAGTGTCTTTCCAGCTAAAATGTCTGGGCAGTTCCCACCTAAGTTTATCGAGAGATATGTGGTGCAAATGCTGAGAAGGCTATTCAGGGTATACGCTCACATATATTGCCATCATTTTAATGAAGTACTTGAGCTCAACTTACAAACGGTACTTAACACAAGTTTTAGGCATTTTTGTTTGTTTTCACAGGAATTTGAATTACTGAGGCCGGCAGATTTTGGCCCAC
- the PFK26 gene encoding 6-phosphofructo-2-kinase (similar to Saccharomyces cerevisiae PFK26 (YIL107C); ancestral locus Anc_2.264) has protein sequence MFKSVQYFDSSVQSPSDSEVEPTESRGDDSGSEVGPKAPVQQGSRDKHVRIMVDEDDDDADEKQEGGERTGDCLPSFQKRPLSDTPVTSTWNSPASSTDNTPLTSPESSSTNLTHLLPHREVSSEGAAIPAGVRESMSPPAASGALSPSRFPHPTRRPTTIDVPGLTKSKSSPDGTISKEDPGSKLVIVMVGLPATGKSFITNKLSRYLNFSMYYCKVFNVGNTRRQFAKEHNISDQDSKFFDPGNNEFSKLRDKWAMDTLEQLLDYLLEGPGSVGIFDATNTTKERRKHVYNKIHERNPHLKVLFLESVCSNKAVVERNIQLKLFGPDYKGKDPDASLKDFKERLSNYMKAYEPIEDSENFQFIKMIDVGKKVIAYNIQGFLASQTVYYLLNFNLTERQIWITRNGESEDNVDGRLGGDSNLTPRGERYARALASFIDSQRTLFYANECEKKGKSPGDDDTQCNEFFVWTSMRNRSIETAKFFNEEDYPIKQMRMLDELSAGDFEGMTYPEIQEEYPVEFEKRRKDKLRYRYPGIGGESYMDVTNRLRPVIAEIERIDDNVLIITHRVVARILLGYFMNLNKDIIANVDVPLHCVYCLELKPYGITWALWEFDESTGDFFKVPQSEMNTTKVKENELVYKERRYSLVPTAPASANNSLSDVRVRKNDSSRSSSLTRDESSTSLSTSSDTKDVMHPNSAPAIPFAHGLPTITNLMDGGGTSISTNRPRQTTALQNHVKSSLLNNSMGNLRPATSPRQTFEIDKLNQKLANLKTRSPRKSGDEKDTELAKIDTNTLSRKSSDVQQK, from the coding sequence ATGTTCAAGAGTGTGCAGTATTTCGATAGCTCTGTACAGTCGCCTTCAGACTCAGAGGTGGAACCGACAGAGTCACGTGGCGATGATAGTGGTAGTGAGGTGGGACCTAAAGCGCCAGTTCAGCAGGGAAGTAGGGACAAGCACGTACGGATTAtggttgatgaagatgatgacgatgcAGACGAGAAGCAGGAAGGTGGCGAAAGGACTGGCGATTGTCTTCCCTCTTTCCAGAAGAGACCTTTAAGCGATACGCCCGTGACTAGCACTTGGAACTCACCTGCTAGCTCGACGGATAACACGCCGCTGACCTCCCCAGAGTCCAGTTCCACGAATCTGACGCATTTGCTACCTCATCGTGAGGTGAGCAGTGAGGGAGCGGCTATTCCAGCGGGCGTTCGTGAATCTATGTCCCCACCAGCGGCCTCTGGTGCACTATCGCCTTCCAGATTCCCACATCCAACTAGGCGACCCACCACGATCGACGTTCCAGGTCTTACCAAATCTAAGTCGTCTCCTGATGGTACTATATCCAAGGAGGATCCCGGTTCGAAGTTGGTTATCGTCATGGTTGGGCTGCCGGCTACTGGGAAATCGTTCATCACTAATAAGCTTTCCCGTTACTTGAATTTCTCAATGTACTATTGTAAAGTGTTCAACGTCGGTAACACTAGAAGACAATTCGCCAAAGAGCATAATATAAGCGATCAGGATTCCAAGTTTTTCGATCCAGGTAATAATGAGTTTTCGAAGCTACGAGATAAATGGGCTATGGATACATTGGAGCAACTCCTAGATTATCTTTTAGAAGGTCCTGGGTCTGTGGGGATTTTTGATGCCACTAATACCAcgaaagagagaagaaaacatGTTTACAATAAGATTCATGAGAGAAACCCGCATTTGAAAGTGTTGTTTTTAGAGTCAGTTTGCTCAAACAAGGCTGTCGTTGAGAGAAATATACAATTGAAATTATTTGGGCCGGATTATAAGGGGAAGGATCCTGACGCTTCACttaaagatttcaaagaaaggcTTTCTAATTATATGAAGGCGTACGAGCCAATCGAGGATTCTGAAAATTTCCAGTTTATCAAGATGATTGACGTGGGGAAGAAAGTTATCGCTTATAATATTCAGGGTTTCCTTGCTTCTCAAACTGTCTACTATCTATTGAACTTCAACTTAACGGAGCGCCAAATTTGGATCACTAGAAATGGTGAAAGTGAAGATAACGTTGATGGCCGTCTTGGCGGTGATTCGAATCTAACACCCCGTGGCGAGCGTTATGCCCGTGCATTGGCATCTTTCATCGACTCTCAAAGAACATTGTTCTACGCTAATGAATGTGAAAAGAAAGGTAAAAGTCCAGGAGATGATGATACCCAATGTAACGAGTTTTTTGTGTGGACCAGTATGCGTAACAGATCTATCGAAACggccaaatttttcaacgaAGAAGATTACCCAATCAAGCAAATGAGGATGCTCGATGAATTGAGTGCTGGTGATTTCGAGGGTATGACCTACCCAGAGATACAAGAGGAATACCCAGTAGAATTCGAGAAAAGGCGCAAAGACAAACTACGCTATCGTTATCCCGGTATTGGTGGAGAGTCATATATGGATGTAACCAATCGTTTGAGGCCGGTCATTGCAGAGATTGAAAGAATCGACGATAATGTTCTTATAATTACACATAGGGTGGTTGCCCGAATCCTATTGGGGTATTTCATGAATCTCAACAAGGATATAATCGCCAACGTTGACGTCCCCTTGCACTGCGTCTATTGCTTGGAGTTGAAACCTTATGGGATTACATGGGCCCTTTGGGAATTCGATGAGTCGACTGGTGATTTCTTTAAAGTACCACAATCGGAGATGAACACGACAAAGGTTAAGGAAAACGAGCTAGTCTACAAAGAAAGACGTTATTCTCTCGTTCCCACGGCTCCAGCCAGTGCAAACAACTCTTTATCAGATGTTCGCGTAAGGAAAAATGATTCGAGTAGGTCATCTTCACTAACCAGAGATGAAAGCAGTACTTCACTATCCACAAGCTCCGACACCAAAGATGTTATGCATCCAAACTCTGCGCCGGCAATCCCCTTCGCTCATGGATTACCAACTATTACTAATCTCATGGATGGAGGCGGGACCTCGATCTCCACTAATCGTCCAAGACAAACCACTGCATTACAAAATCATGTTAAATCTTCATTATTGAACAACTCCATGGGAAATTTGAGACCGGCAACATCGCCAAGACAAACATTtgaaattgacaaattaAATCAAAAGTTAGCCAATCTGAAAACGCGTTCCCCAAGAAAGTC